Proteins from a single region of Actinomycetota bacterium:
- the tsaD gene encoding tRNA (adenosine(37)-N6)-threonylcarbamoyltransferase complex transferase subunit TsaD, with protein MPPSRSSESAVAGIVEVPVREDLRSDLDLGPDDPEGLGVEPLPERQVLGDLQQETLILAIETSCDETSVAVLQGESKLLANVVSSQSALHERYGGIVPELASRAHVQAINPALAEALRQADVTFWDLDAVAVTIGPGLIGSLVVGVAAAKSLAALLEVPLVGVNHLEAHIYANFLEHPACEPPLIALIVSGGHTMLVHMPAHGEYELLGETLDDAAGEAFDKVARYLALGYPGGPVVDKMAASGNPIAIAFPRPMLREGYDFSFSGLKTAVLTYVEGQRRAGNEPDTADLCASFQEALVDCLVTKTLKAAREREVPTVVIAGGVAANSRLREAIGVGCEQANLRLFYPSPGLCTDNAAMVAGCGYHRYRRGVRASLDVSPDPNLPIV; from the coding sequence GTGCCTCCTAGCCGCTCCTCCGAGTCCGCGGTGGCCGGGATCGTCGAGGTCCCGGTGCGGGAGGATCTGCGCAGCGACCTCGACCTGGGGCCGGATGACCCCGAAGGCCTGGGGGTCGAGCCCCTGCCCGAGCGCCAGGTATTGGGCGACCTCCAACAGGAGACCCTGATCCTGGCCATCGAGACCTCGTGCGACGAAACCTCGGTGGCGGTGCTCCAGGGCGAGAGCAAGCTCCTGGCCAATGTCGTGTCCTCGCAGTCGGCTCTCCACGAGCGCTACGGCGGCATCGTGCCCGAGCTGGCCTCCCGGGCGCACGTCCAGGCGATCAACCCGGCCCTGGCCGAGGCGTTGCGCCAGGCCGATGTCACCTTCTGGGACCTCGACGCCGTCGCGGTCACCATAGGCCCCGGCCTCATCGGGTCCCTGGTGGTCGGTGTGGCGGCGGCCAAGTCGCTCGCCGCCCTCCTGGAGGTGCCTCTCGTCGGGGTCAACCACCTGGAGGCCCACATCTACGCCAACTTCCTGGAGCACCCGGCGTGCGAGCCGCCGCTCATCGCCCTCATCGTCTCCGGGGGCCACACCATGCTGGTCCACATGCCCGCCCACGGCGAGTACGAGCTGCTGGGCGAGACGCTGGACGATGCCGCCGGCGAGGCCTTCGACAAGGTGGCCCGCTACCTGGCCCTCGGCTACCCGGGCGGGCCGGTGGTGGACAAGATGGCGGCCAGCGGGAACCCGATCGCCATCGCCTTCCCCCGCCCGATGCTCCGGGAGGGCTACGACTTCTCCTTCTCCGGCCTCAAGACTGCGGTGCTCACCTACGTCGAGGGCCAGCGCCGGGCGGGCAACGAGCCCGACACCGCCGACCTGTGCGCCTCGTTCCAGGAGGCCCTGGTGGACTGCCTGGTCACCAAGACCCTGAAGGCGGCCCGGGAGCGGGAGGTCCCCACGGTGGTGATCGCCGGCGGCGTGGCGGCCAACTCCCGGCTGCGGGAGGCCATCGGCGTGGGCTGCGAGCAGGCCAACCTGCGCCTGTTCTACCCGTCGCCCGGGCTCTGCACGGACAACGCCGCCATGGTGGCCGGCTGCGGGTACCATCGCTACCGCCGGGGGGTGCGGGCCTCGCTGGACGTCAGCCCGGACCCCAACCTGCCCATCGTCTGA
- the groES gene encoding co-chaperone GroES: MKLRPLGDRVLVRVEDTEQALPSGLVIPDTAKEKPQEGVIVAAGPGAYHEGTRIPLDVKEGDKVIFSKYGGTEVKVDGEDLLILSERDILGVIS; the protein is encoded by the coding sequence ATGAAGCTGCGGCCACTAGGCGACCGGGTACTGGTCCGGGTCGAGGACACCGAGCAGGCCTTGCCCTCCGGGCTGGTCATCCCAGACACCGCCAAGGAGAAGCCCCAGGAGGGCGTCATCGTCGCGGCCGGTCCGGGCGCCTACCACGAGGGCACGCGGATCCCGCTGGACGTCAAGGAAGGCGACAAGGTCATCTTCTCCAAGTACGGCGGCACCGAGGTGAAAGTGGATGGCGAGGACCTGCTGATCCTGTCCGAGCGGGACATCCTCGGGGTGATCAGCTAA
- a CDS encoding CHRD domain-containing protein, with translation MRHRLVLFVVVGMVLAGCSKSTTSTNNSPGSSSAPPPSPTPTAASLTLQQMPTGTATLTWDPTTKVISATVNMVGFTPGSAHAMHIHTGSCLNQVNPPVIPFPDLTANAAGAVSETVKSTAVAGGIPASGYLNVHLAPGAQLGSPGSTSFTPIACADLPTSTATGATGATGATGATGTATPTSTSSSTSTATPTSTARPTSTASTSSKTGPITLTMQALPQPGQHPQGTVSDHYDATAHTLTVNINATGLPTSTAHAAHVHSGSCAAQGPVVYMLSDLMADATGNATGSSTVTGVMTAPPATGWYVNVHMGSGAAITTPNGQPTLVFQPILCVDLPG, from the coding sequence GTGCGGCATCGTCTGGTGCTCTTCGTGGTGGTGGGGATGGTACTGGCTGGCTGTTCGAAGTCCACGACCTCGACGAACAATTCACCGGGGAGTTCCAGCGCCCCGCCCCCGAGCCCGACGCCCACCGCCGCCTCGCTCACGCTACAGCAGATGCCCACCGGCACCGCCACCCTGACCTGGGACCCGACCACCAAGGTGATCAGCGCAACGGTCAACATGGTCGGCTTCACGCCCGGCAGCGCCCACGCCATGCACATCCACACCGGGAGCTGCCTCAACCAGGTGAACCCGCCGGTGATCCCCTTCCCCGACCTGACGGCGAATGCAGCCGGGGCAGTGAGCGAGACGGTGAAGTCCACCGCGGTGGCCGGCGGGATCCCCGCCAGCGGCTACCTGAACGTCCACCTGGCGCCCGGCGCCCAGTTGGGGAGCCCGGGCTCGACGAGCTTCACGCCCATCGCCTGCGCCGACCTGCCGACCAGCACCGCCACAGGGGCCACAGGGGCCACGGGGGCCACGGGGGCCACGGGCACGGCGACCCCGACCTCCACCTCGTCCTCGACCTCCACGGCCACGCCTACCAGCACGGCCAGGCCTACCAGCACGGCGTCGACCAGCTCCAAGACCGGACCCATCACGCTCACGATGCAGGCCCTCCCCCAGCCCGGCCAGCACCCCCAGGGCACCGTCAGTGACCACTACGACGCCACTGCCCACACGCTCACCGTGAACATCAACGCCACCGGGCTGCCCACCAGCACGGCCCACGCCGCCCACGTCCACTCCGGATCGTGCGCCGCCCAGGGCCCGGTGGTCTACATGCTGAGTGACCTGATGGCGGACGCCACGGGCAACGCCACGGGCAGCTCCACGGTGACCGGCGTCATGACCGCCCCGCCGGCCACCGGCTGGTACGTCAACGTGCACATGGGGTCGGGCGCCGCCATAACCACGCCCAACGGGCAGCCGACGCTGGTGTTCCAGCCCATCCTCTGCGTGGATCTGCCCGGGTAG
- a CDS encoding peptidoglycan DD-metalloendopeptidase family protein, whose amino-acid sequence MTTWSVAIALLGLVVVAAPAGASSGSDQSQLDQTRAQLAAIEKKLAASKGKQSVIQSQVAALNKQIDTLNRQLGVNTQSVYNLKSDIATDNAQIAQLQSQEQSAQAAADTRARSIYEAGPAQTLTSLLSARSIGQLERQTVVWQIASQIDAKVMIQTRRLKDAIGVEQADLQASESALQAKEGALSARGDLLNGAKAQRQAALDAVNAEITQELKDEQELTQESVDLTNALENDASLSHGSGAVSGAGLAWPVHGPITSPFGPRRGGFHYGIDIGASTGTPIHAAKDGTVLSISCGTGYGICSIIDNGNGVSTLYAHMSRKIIDGGHVSQGEVIGDVGCTGYCTGPHLHFEVRINGVPNNPMNYLP is encoded by the coding sequence TTGACGACCTGGTCGGTCGCCATTGCCCTGCTCGGCCTGGTTGTGGTGGCTGCGCCCGCGGGCGCCAGCAGCGGCAGTGACCAGAGCCAGCTGGACCAGACTCGGGCGCAGCTCGCCGCGATCGAAAAGAAGCTGGCGGCGTCCAAAGGCAAGCAGTCGGTGATCCAGTCGCAGGTCGCGGCCCTGAACAAGCAGATCGACACCCTGAACCGCCAGCTGGGGGTCAACACCCAGTCGGTGTACAACCTGAAAAGCGACATCGCCACTGACAACGCCCAGATCGCCCAGCTCCAGTCCCAGGAGCAGAGCGCGCAGGCGGCGGCTGACACGCGTGCCCGCAGCATCTACGAGGCGGGCCCGGCCCAGACGCTCACCTCATTGCTGTCCGCCCGCTCGATCGGCCAGCTGGAGCGCCAGACCGTGGTGTGGCAGATCGCCTCGCAGATCGATGCCAAGGTGATGATCCAGACCCGGCGCCTGAAGGACGCCATCGGCGTGGAGCAGGCCGATCTGCAGGCATCCGAGAGCGCCCTGCAGGCGAAGGAGGGCGCCCTCAGTGCCCGGGGCGACCTGTTGAACGGTGCCAAGGCCCAGCGCCAGGCCGCCCTGGACGCGGTCAACGCCGAGATCACCCAGGAGTTGAAGGACGAGCAGGAGCTCACCCAGGAGTCGGTCGACCTGACCAACGCCCTGGAGAACGACGCCTCGCTCTCGCACGGCTCGGGCGCCGTCTCCGGGGCCGGCCTGGCCTGGCCGGTGCACGGGCCGATCACCTCGCCCTTCGGCCCCCGCCGGGGCGGCTTCCACTACGGGATCGACATCGGCGCGTCCACCGGCACGCCCATCCATGCGGCCAAGGACGGGACGGTGCTGAGCATCTCGTGCGGGACCGGATACGGGATCTGCTCGATCATCGACAACGGCAATGGGGTATCGACCCTGTACGCCCACATGAGCCGCAAGATCATCGACGGTGGCCACGTCAGCCAGGGCGAGGTGATCGGCGACGTGGGCTGCACCGGCTACTGCACCGGGCCGCACCTCCACTTCGAGGTCCGCATCAACGGCGTGCCCAACAACCCGATGAACTACCTGCCGTAA
- a CDS encoding GuaB3 family IMP dehydrogenase-related protein — translation MDLEIGIGKTARRAYGFDDIAIVPSRRTRDPDDVDLSWEIDAYRFTLPLMAAAMDAVVSPSSAAEIGRLGGLAVLNLEGLQTRYEDVDTVLEEIAAAPKETATARMQELYTEPIKPELIHKRIGQIKEAGVIAAASLTPQAVTKYASLVTEADLDILIIQGTVVSAEHLSAHTEPLDLKKFIATYDLPVIVGGCASYQAGLHLMRTGAVGVLVGVGPGAACTSRQVLGIGVPQATAIADVAAARMRHLDESGRYVQVIADGGMRTGGDIAKAIACGADAVMIGSPLTRAAEAPGRGYHWGMASFHSSLPRGVRVESGMAGSLEEILYGPAKVNDGTMNLFGALKFSMATCGYASIKEFQKAEIVIAPAITSEGKFLQRQQGVGQGA, via the coding sequence ATGGATCTCGAGATCGGCATTGGCAAGACGGCCCGGCGGGCCTACGGATTCGACGACATCGCCATCGTGCCCTCACGGCGGACCCGGGATCCCGACGACGTGGACCTGAGCTGGGAGATCGACGCCTACCGCTTCACCCTCCCGCTCATGGCCGCCGCCATGGACGCCGTCGTGTCGCCCTCCTCGGCCGCCGAGATCGGCCGGCTGGGCGGGCTCGCCGTGCTGAACCTCGAGGGCCTGCAGACCCGCTACGAGGACGTGGACACCGTCCTGGAAGAGATCGCCGCCGCCCCCAAGGAAACGGCGACTGCCCGCATGCAGGAGCTCTACACCGAGCCGATCAAGCCTGAGCTGATCCACAAGCGCATCGGCCAGATCAAAGAGGCGGGCGTCATCGCCGCCGCCAGCCTCACGCCCCAGGCGGTGACGAAGTACGCCTCGCTGGTGACCGAGGCCGACCTGGACATCCTCATCATCCAGGGCACCGTGGTGTCGGCCGAGCACCTCTCGGCGCACACCGAGCCCCTGGACCTGAAGAAGTTCATCGCCACCTACGACCTGCCGGTGATCGTCGGCGGATGCGCCTCGTACCAGGCCGGGCTGCACCTGATGCGCACCGGAGCGGTCGGCGTCCTCGTGGGCGTCGGCCCCGGTGCCGCGTGCACCTCCCGCCAGGTCCTGGGCATCGGGGTACCGCAGGCCACCGCCATCGCCGACGTGGCCGCCGCCCGGATGCGCCACCTGGACGAGAGCGGACGCTACGTGCAGGTGATCGCCGACGGCGGCATGCGCACCGGCGGCGACATCGCCAAAGCCATCGCGTGCGGCGCCGATGCGGTCATGATCGGCTCCCCGCTCACCCGGGCCGCCGAGGCCCCGGGGCGCGGCTACCACTGGGGGATGGCGAGCTTCCACTCCTCGCTACCCCGCGGGGTGCGGGTGGAGTCGGGCATGGCGGGGAGCCTCGAGGAGATCCTCTACGGCCCGGCCAAGGTCAATGACGGCACCATGAACCTCTTCGGCGCCCTCAAGTTCTCCATGGCCACCTGCGGCTACGCCTCCATCAAGGAGTTCCAGAAGGCCGAGATCGTGATCGCCCCGGCCATCACCAGCGAGGGCAAGTTCCTGCAGCGCCAGCAGGGAGTGGGCCAGGGCGCCTGA
- the guaA gene encoding glutamine-hydrolyzing GMP synthase — MAPEAFDTVLVVDFGAQYAQLIARRVRECRVRSEIVPASISPAEVRRRAPKGLIFSGGPKSVYEPGAYQADPGLFDLGIPVLGICYGHQLMAATLGGEVARGQAGEYGRTSVSLTGGLLFEGLAEAQTAWMSHNDGVVTPPEGFRATASSPGAAVAAMEDPARGLFGVQFHPEVAHTPNGTEVLKNFLYKACDCLPSWTATGVIEAQLEAVRARVGDHRVVCGLSGGVDSAVAAALVHRAVGDRLTCIFVDHGLLRAGEAEQVVDTFGGHLNIDLVHVKAADRFQERLAGVTDPEQKRKVIGVEFIRVFEEAARDIAGSEAAAPFLVQGTLYPDVIESGGASGVAARIKTHHNVGGLPDDMAFELVEPLRDLFKDEVRKVGEELGLPEEIVWRQPFPGPGLAVRILGEVTPERLAMVRAADAIVVGELHRAGLSRQIWQSFAVLLPVRTVGVMGDERTYGNVVAVRAVESEDAMTADWARVPPEVLDVIAGRIVAEVPGVNRVVYDISSKPPATIEWE; from the coding sequence ATGGCGCCCGAAGCCTTCGACACCGTCCTGGTCGTCGATTTCGGCGCGCAGTACGCCCAGCTCATCGCCCGCCGGGTGCGGGAGTGCCGGGTGCGCTCCGAGATCGTGCCCGCCTCGATCTCCCCCGCCGAGGTCCGCCGCCGGGCGCCCAAGGGCCTGATCTTCTCCGGGGGGCCCAAGAGCGTCTACGAGCCCGGTGCCTACCAGGCCGACCCCGGCCTCTTCGACCTGGGCATCCCGGTCCTGGGCATCTGCTACGGGCACCAGCTGATGGCCGCCACCCTGGGCGGCGAGGTGGCCCGGGGCCAGGCGGGCGAGTACGGCCGGACGTCGGTGTCGCTCACCGGCGGTCTGCTGTTCGAGGGCCTGGCGGAGGCCCAGACCGCATGGATGAGCCACAACGACGGCGTGGTCACCCCGCCGGAGGGATTCCGGGCCACCGCTTCCAGCCCGGGCGCGGCCGTGGCGGCCATGGAGGACCCGGCCCGGGGCCTCTTCGGCGTGCAGTTCCATCCCGAGGTGGCCCACACGCCCAACGGCACCGAGGTGCTGAAGAACTTCCTCTACAAGGCGTGCGACTGCCTGCCCTCGTGGACCGCCACCGGCGTGATCGAGGCGCAGCTGGAAGCGGTGCGGGCCCGGGTCGGGGACCACCGGGTGGTGTGCGGCCTGTCCGGCGGGGTGGACTCCGCCGTGGCCGCCGCCCTGGTCCACCGGGCGGTGGGCGATCGCCTCACCTGCATCTTCGTGGACCACGGCCTGCTCCGGGCGGGCGAGGCCGAGCAGGTGGTGGACACTTTCGGCGGCCACCTCAACATCGACCTGGTGCACGTGAAGGCGGCCGACCGTTTCCAGGAGCGCCTCGCCGGGGTCACCGATCCCGAACAGAAACGCAAGGTGATCGGTGTCGAGTTCATCCGGGTCTTCGAGGAGGCGGCCCGCGACATTGCCGGCTCCGAGGCCGCTGCCCCGTTCCTGGTCCAGGGCACGCTGTACCCCGACGTGATCGAGTCCGGTGGTGCCAGCGGTGTGGCCGCCCGGATCAAGACCCACCACAATGTCGGGGGCCTGCCCGACGACATGGCCTTCGAGCTGGTCGAACCGCTGCGGGACCTGTTCAAGGACGAGGTCCGCAAGGTGGGCGAGGAGCTGGGCCTCCCGGAGGAGATCGTGTGGCGCCAGCCCTTCCCCGGGCCGGGCCTGGCGGTGCGCATCCTGGGCGAGGTCACCCCCGAACGCCTGGCGATGGTGCGGGCGGCGGACGCCATCGTGGTGGGCGAGCTGCACCGGGCGGGGCTGTCCCGCCAGATCTGGCAGTCCTTCGCCGTGCTGCTGCCGGTGCGGACGGTGGGCGTGATGGGCGACGAGCGCACCTACGGCAACGTGGTGGCGGTGCGGGCGGTGGAGTCCGAGGACGCCATGACCGCCGACTGGGCCCGGGTCCCCCCCGAGGTGCTCGACGTCATCGCGGGCCGGATCGTGGCCGAGGTGCCGGGGGTGAACCGGGTGGTGTACGACATCTCGTCGAAGCCCCCGGCCACCATCGAGTGGGAGTAG
- a CDS encoding UvrD-helicase domain-containing protein — translation MESAQLGLALDAGHPDRPDRPDLLAGLNPAQREAAAHGDGPLLIVAGAGSGKTAVLTRRIAHLVRDRDVHPFAILAITFTNKAAGQMRERVEGLIGPVVKTMWVGTFHAMCARLLRREAPRLGYASSFTIYDSADSDRLVTHILKESALGAGRFKPSQIRHRISRAKDQLLGPDDWEASSEWQLQVMAPVFREYQRQLAQASAMDFDDLIGNAVRVLRMDDVRTVYRSRWAHVLVDEFQDTNAAQFELVSLLKAPDGNICVVGDMDQSIYAFRGADYRNLLAFEQAFPTARIITLDRNYRSTQNILSAANALIENNRQRKPKNLWTDLGAGDLIGQYLATDEHDEAAFVAVEVDRLRETEGYRYRDMAVFYRTNAQSRVIEEVFTRFGIPYRVLGGLRFYERREIKDILAYLRVAVNTADSASIRRVINVPRRGVGDKTVQAVDAHATFQGITLYEALEDAANGAIEGLSTRALGGLRDFLAVIGEVRDLIHEGAGATRVIEAAWARSGYLAELEADRSIEALGRVENLKELAVAAGQYELTVPEATLADFLASVSLVSEQDEYDDESSTVSLMTLHNAKGLEFPVVFITGLEEGVFPHMRSLGSPDELEEERRLAYVGITRAKERLYLVYARQRNLSGHFGYNTPSKFLGEIPPEVIRVLGDAVVSSSSRNPQFPDVVRAQAGWRVGQAVEHERWGAGVITALAGAGAKAEASIWFSGIGEKRLLLAYAPIKAAD, via the coding sequence ATGGAATCCGCCCAGCTCGGGCTCGCCCTCGACGCCGGCCATCCGGACCGCCCGGACCGACCGGACCTCCTGGCCGGGCTCAACCCCGCCCAGCGGGAGGCGGCCGCCCATGGAGACGGCCCGCTGCTCATCGTGGCCGGGGCGGGGAGCGGCAAGACCGCAGTCCTCACCCGGCGCATCGCCCATCTGGTCCGGGACCGGGACGTCCACCCGTTCGCCATCCTGGCCATCACGTTCACCAACAAGGCCGCCGGGCAGATGCGGGAGCGGGTGGAGGGGCTCATCGGCCCGGTGGTGAAGACGATGTGGGTGGGCACGTTCCACGCCATGTGCGCCCGGCTGCTGCGCCGGGAGGCGCCCCGGCTGGGCTATGCCTCCTCCTTCACGATCTACGACTCGGCGGACTCCGACCGCCTGGTCACCCACATCCTGAAGGAGTCCGCCCTGGGGGCCGGGCGCTTCAAGCCCTCCCAGATCCGCCATCGGATCTCCCGGGCCAAAGACCAGCTCCTGGGCCCGGACGACTGGGAGGCCAGCTCCGAGTGGCAGCTCCAGGTGATGGCGCCGGTGTTCCGGGAGTACCAGCGCCAGCTGGCCCAGGCCAGTGCGATGGACTTCGACGACCTCATCGGCAACGCCGTGCGGGTCCTGCGCATGGACGACGTCCGGACGGTGTACCGCTCCCGCTGGGCGCACGTGCTGGTGGACGAGTTCCAGGACACCAACGCCGCCCAGTTCGAGCTGGTGTCGCTACTCAAGGCGCCGGACGGCAACATCTGCGTCGTCGGGGACATGGACCAGTCCATCTACGCCTTCCGGGGGGCCGACTACCGCAACCTGCTGGCCTTCGAGCAGGCCTTCCCCACGGCCCGCATCATCACGCTGGACCGCAACTACCGCTCCACGCAGAATATCCTCTCGGCCGCCAACGCCCTCATCGAGAACAACCGCCAGCGCAAACCCAAGAACCTGTGGACCGACCTGGGCGCCGGGGACCTGATCGGGCAGTACCTGGCCACCGACGAGCACGATGAGGCCGCTTTTGTGGCGGTCGAGGTGGACCGCCTCCGGGAGACCGAGGGGTACCGCTACCGGGACATGGCGGTTTTCTACCGGACCAATGCCCAGTCCCGGGTCATCGAGGAGGTGTTCACCCGGTTCGGCATCCCGTACCGGGTGCTCGGCGGGCTGCGCTTCTACGAGCGCCGGGAGATCAAGGACATCCTGGCCTACCTGCGGGTGGCGGTGAACACGGCGGACTCGGCCAGCATCCGGCGGGTGATCAACGTGCCCCGCCGGGGGGTGGGGGACAAGACCGTGCAGGCGGTGGACGCCCACGCCACCTTCCAGGGCATCACCCTGTACGAGGCCCTCGAGGACGCCGCCAACGGGGCCATCGAGGGGCTGTCCACCCGGGCCCTGGGGGGCCTGCGGGATTTCCTGGCGGTGATCGGCGAGGTGCGCGACCTGATCCACGAGGGGGCCGGGGCGACCCGGGTGATCGAGGCCGCCTGGGCGCGCAGCGGGTACCTGGCCGAACTGGAGGCCGACCGCTCCATCGAGGCCCTCGGCCGGGTGGAGAACCTCAAGGAGCTGGCCGTCGCCGCCGGGCAGTACGAGCTGACCGTCCCGGAGGCGACCCTGGCCGACTTCCTGGCCTCGGTGAGCCTGGTGAGCGAGCAGGACGAGTACGACGACGAGTCGTCCACTGTGTCGCTGATGACGCTGCACAACGCCAAGGGGCTGGAGTTCCCCGTCGTGTTCATCACCGGGCTCGAGGAGGGCGTCTTCCCGCACATGCGCTCACTCGGCAGCCCCGACGAGCTGGAGGAGGAGCGCCGTCTGGCCTACGTGGGCATCACCCGGGCCAAGGAGCGCCTCTACCTGGTTTACGCCCGGCAGCGCAACCTGTCGGGGCACTTCGGCTACAACACGCCGTCGAAGTTCCTGGGCGAAATCCCGCCCGAGGTGATACGGGTGCTGGGCGACGCAGTGGTGTCGTCCTCCTCCCGCAACCCGCAGTTCCCCGATGTCGTGCGGGCGCAGGCGGGCTGGCGGGTGGGCCAGGCCGTCGAGCACGAGCGCTGGGGGGCCGGCGTCATTACGGCCCTGGCCGGGGCAGGCGCCAAGGCCGAGGCGAGCATCTGGTTCTCCGGGATCGGGGAGAAGCGCCTCCTGTTGGCGTATGCCCCTATCAAGGCGGCAGACTGA
- a CDS encoding cobalamin B12-binding domain-containing protein, with the protein MEDRIRIVLAKPGLDGHDRGVKVVARALRDAGIEVIYTGLHQTPEQIAEAAIQEDADAVGLSCLSGAHMVLFPRVVELLKEKGFGDVPVFGGGIIPREDVEPLKAAGIAEIFTPGTNTAEIIAWIDRTLGPDRRGTSRVN; encoded by the coding sequence GTGGAGGATCGGATCCGCATCGTTCTGGCCAAGCCGGGGCTAGACGGGCACGACCGGGGGGTGAAGGTGGTCGCCAGGGCGTTGCGGGATGCGGGCATCGAGGTCATCTACACCGGGCTGCACCAAACGCCTGAGCAGATCGCCGAGGCGGCCATTCAGGAGGATGCTGACGCTGTGGGCCTTTCCTGCCTGTCCGGTGCCCACATGGTGCTGTTCCCCCGGGTGGTGGAGCTCCTCAAGGAGAAGGGATTCGGTGACGTGCCGGTGTTCGGCGGAGGCATCATCCCGCGGGAGGACGTCGAGCCGCTCAAGGCGGCGGGGATTGCCGAGATCTTCACCCCGGGGACCAACACCGCCGAAATCATTGCGTGGATCGACCGCACGCTGGGGCCGGACCGGCGCGGCACCTCGCGGGTCAACTGA
- the sucC gene encoding ADP-forming succinate--CoA ligase subunit beta, protein MDLLEHQGKELFARAGIPVPAGRVVTSPDEAAEAAEVLGGRVAIKAQVRTGGRGKAGGVKVVSGGPDARAAAGTILGMTIGSEVVERLLIEPAATIEAEYYTAITFDRRSGGALFLLSARGGVEVEAGGEASMAGARIDPLLGLADFQVRALVFGAGIDPRARGGALALLPKLYRVFAESDATLVEVNPLALTPGGLVALDAKVTIDDSALFRHPDLAAYQGDRPDRQEALAAEAGLNFVKLDGDVGIIGNGAGLVMSTLDVVAQAGGAPANFLDVGGGASAEQLARALGVVLAGPPGAVHAVLVNIFGGITRCDLVARGILEALARTPTEVPIVIRLEGTNAAEGRAILAEANHPRIRTAAGMMEAAAGAVQAARERAAA, encoded by the coding sequence GTGGACCTCTTGGAGCACCAAGGCAAGGAGCTATTTGCCCGAGCCGGGATCCCCGTCCCGGCGGGCCGCGTGGTGACGTCGCCCGACGAGGCGGCAGAAGCGGCGGAGGTTCTCGGGGGCCGGGTGGCGATCAAGGCCCAGGTTCGCACCGGCGGCCGGGGCAAGGCGGGCGGGGTCAAGGTGGTGTCAGGCGGCCCCGACGCCCGGGCGGCGGCGGGCACGATCCTCGGGATGACGATCGGCTCTGAGGTGGTGGAGCGCCTGCTCATCGAACCCGCCGCCACGATCGAGGCCGAGTACTACACCGCTATCACGTTCGACCGGCGCTCGGGAGGCGCCCTGTTCCTCCTCTCGGCCCGCGGTGGCGTGGAGGTGGAGGCCGGCGGCGAGGCGTCGATGGCTGGGGCCCGCATCGACCCCCTGCTGGGCCTCGCGGACTTCCAGGTGCGCGCCCTGGTGTTCGGCGCCGGGATCGATCCTCGGGCCCGGGGGGGCGCCCTGGCGCTGCTGCCCAAGCTCTACCGGGTGTTCGCCGAGAGCGACGCCACCCTGGTGGAGGTCAACCCCCTGGCGCTGACGCCCGGCGGGCTGGTGGCGCTGGACGCCAAGGTCACCATCGACGACTCGGCGCTCTTCCGCCACCCGGACCTTGCCGCCTACCAGGGGGACCGCCCGGACCGGCAGGAGGCGCTGGCCGCTGAGGCGGGCCTCAACTTCGTCAAGCTGGACGGCGACGTCGGCATCATCGGCAACGGCGCCGGGCTGGTGATGTCCACCCTGGACGTGGTGGCGCAGGCGGGCGGGGCACCGGCCAACTTCCTCGATGTCGGCGGTGGGGCCAGCGCCGAACAACTCGCCCGGGCACTCGGGGTGGTGCTGGCGGGGCCCCCGGGGGCGGTGCATGCCGTGCTGGTCAACATCTTCGGCGGTATCACCCGCTGCGACCTCGTCGCCCGGGGGATCCTCGAGGCGCTGGCCCGCACGCCCACCGAGGTCCCCATCGTGATCCGGCTGGAAGGCACCAACGCCGCCGAGGGGCGGGCCATCCTGGCGGAGGCCAACCACCCCCGGATCCGCACGGCCGCCGGGATGATGGAGGCGGCGGCGGGCGCGGTGCAGGCGGCCCGGGAGCGGGCGGCGGCATGA